The proteins below come from a single Chryseobacterium capnotolerans genomic window:
- a CDS encoding ROK family protein — protein sequence MSLIDLSKQVALGVDIGGTNTKFGIVNHRGEVLDKGNLKTDAYDKVEDFIDALYEHVYPLMEKHGAEKHFDGIGVGAPNANYYKGTIELAPNLPWKGVIPFAELMTAKFNLPCTVTNDANAAALGEMLFGAARGMKDFIMITLGTGVGSGIIANGNLIYGHDGFAGELGHTIVKPGGRKHWSTGSEGSLEAYASATGITITAKKMRAEFPESMLNQYPEDEINSKTVYECAMKEDPIAIEVFRYTGQKLGEALANFVMFSSPQAILLFGGVIKAGDFILKPAKLHMERNLLPIFRNKVKLVFSELDEADAAILGASALVWEK from the coding sequence ATGTCATTAATAGATTTATCAAAACAGGTTGCCCTTGGAGTTGACATCGGCGGAACCAATACCAAGTTCGGAATTGTAAACCACCGTGGTGAAGTTCTGGATAAAGGAAACCTTAAAACAGATGCCTATGATAAAGTAGAAGATTTCATCGATGCTTTATATGAACATGTATACCCTTTAATGGAAAAACATGGTGCTGAAAAGCACTTCGACGGAATTGGTGTAGGAGCTCCCAACGCCAACTATTATAAAGGAACGATTGAATTAGCACCCAATCTACCCTGGAAAGGAGTAATTCCTTTTGCTGAGCTGATGACCGCAAAATTCAATTTACCGTGTACAGTAACCAACGATGCTAATGCTGCAGCGTTAGGAGAAATGCTTTTCGGAGCAGCACGCGGAATGAAAGATTTCATTATGATTACTTTAGGAACAGGAGTAGGAAGCGGTATTATCGCCAACGGAAACCTGATCTACGGACATGACGGTTTTGCTGGAGAATTAGGACACACTATTGTAAAACCGGGAGGAAGAAAACACTGGAGTACTGGATCTGAAGGAAGTCTGGAAGCCTATGCTTCTGCAACAGGAATTACCATCACAGCTAAGAAGATGAGAGCAGAATTCCCGGAATCTATGCTAAACCAATATCCTGAAGACGAGATCAATTCTAAAACAGTATATGAATGTGCCATGAAAGAAGACCCGATTGCCATTGAGGTTTTCAGATATACAGGACAAAAGCTGGGGGAAGCATTAGCCAATTTTGTAATGTTTTCTTCACCTCAAGCTATTCTGTTATTCGGTGGAGTAATCAAAGCCGGAGATTTTATCTTAAAACCTGCTAAACTTCATATGGAAAGGAACCTGCTTCCGATCTTTAGAAATAAAGTAAAACTAGTATTCAGTGAGCTGGACGAAGCCGACGCTGCTATTTTGGGAGCAAGTGCTTTGGTTTGGGAAAAATAA
- a CDS encoding type I restriction endonuclease, with translation MDLKIKLEQLHQKVIGLKDQIGTEEATKNAFVMPFIQILGYDIFNPTEVVPEHVCDIGTKKGEKVDYVIKNNDEPIFIIECKHWKESADAHNSQLHRYYHVSKTRFGVLTNGIVYNFYTDLEKPNIMDEKPFFTINIEDLKDSSIKILESFTKKDYNLESILDSAEALKYIKAIRKEFEKEIENPSDELVKLLVNRFFEKPLTANRMISFKEYAKKALTTSINESISFRLKSALSINEQIEQKEDDVKTSQPIDQNNDSKIVTTEEELEGFQIVKAILREKIPSSRIAYRDTLSYFGILLDDNNRKPLCRLHFNTTNKYLETFHNGKEAGEKVLLNTLDEIYNYRNQLHLTLENYA, from the coding sequence ATGGATCTTAAAATTAAACTTGAGCAGCTGCACCAGAAAGTAATAGGCCTTAAAGACCAGATAGGAACAGAAGAAGCCACAAAAAATGCTTTCGTAATGCCTTTCATACAAATCCTGGGCTATGATATTTTCAATCCTACGGAAGTGGTTCCGGAGCATGTCTGTGATATCGGAACAAAAAAAGGAGAAAAGGTAGATTATGTGATCAAAAATAATGATGAGCCCATCTTCATTATTGAATGTAAGCATTGGAAAGAAAGTGCCGATGCTCATAATTCACAGCTTCACAGATATTATCATGTTTCCAAAACAAGATTCGGAGTGTTGACCAATGGTATCGTTTATAACTTTTATACAGATCTGGAAAAGCCCAATATTATGGATGAAAAACCGTTTTTCACTATCAATATTGAAGATCTGAAAGACAGTTCCATCAAAATTCTGGAAAGTTTCACCAAAAAAGACTATAACCTTGAAAGTATTCTTGATTCTGCAGAAGCATTAAAGTATATCAAAGCCATCAGAAAAGAATTCGAAAAAGAAATTGAAAACCCATCTGATGAATTGGTAAAACTTCTGGTGAACCGTTTCTTTGAAAAACCTTTAACAGCCAACAGAATGATATCGTTCAAAGAATATGCTAAAAAAGCATTGACGACTTCTATTAATGAATCGATCAGTTTCCGGCTAAAGTCTGCATTGAGCATCAATGAGCAGATAGAACAAAAGGAAGACGATGTGAAAACATCACAGCCTATTGATCAAAATAATGATTCTAAAATTGTCACCACAGAAGAAGAGCTGGAAGGTTTTCAGATTGTAAAAGCAATTCTGAGAGAGAAAATTCCTTCTTCGAGAATTGCCTACCGGGATACTTTATCCTACTTCGGTATCCTGTTGGATGACAACAACAGAAAACCGCTTTGCAGACTGCATTTTAATACAACGAATAAATATCTGGAAACTTTCCACAACGGAAAAGAAGCTGGTGAAAAGGTTTTATTGAATACCCTTGATGAAATATATAATTACAGAAATCAGCTTCATCTGACGCTGGAAAATTATGCATAA
- a CDS encoding TM2 domain-containing protein: MKSKSTTALLAFFLGGLGIHRFYLGQNVMGILYLVFCWTFIPALIALFDFFVFIFMSESRFNYKYNLKTGF, translated from the coding sequence ATGAAATCAAAATCTACCACCGCCCTACTCGCATTTTTCCTTGGAGGATTGGGCATTCACAGATTTTACTTAGGTCAAAATGTTATGGGAATACTTTACCTGGTGTTTTGTTGGACCTTTATTCCTGCCTTAATTGCATTATTTGATTTCTTCGTCTTTATTTTTATGTCTGAAAGCCGTTTTAATTATAAATACAATCTCAAAACAGGATTTTAA
- a CDS encoding DUF4200 domain-containing protein: protein MDTTSIKNLFKLKSVPIEHQPEQLPKSDVIPGDESFEETRKRTYHESGYRDSSRTSGNHSTLSICLDAVYSKFQNEEKEMVEKQKNLKESYVNEQKNRETEIKALFVSQETKEEQLQNKNTEIENHQHTIETLKAEILDLPRNPEKYNIKATRGASAKFWIGLFLLIPITLYLGTFYISTSYSAFFKSFDAKSTIIQSVLDAQAFSKAWNEGVIEGAFVTLIPFVFLGLGYLIHMFWENKTRANYIKLGLLFIVTFIFDCILAYEIESKLYELNKTFESPPFDIKIAFTKIQFWGIIFAGFIVYIIWGLVFDFVMKEHREKDKIKNEQEIRLKRIEFFQDKVNILKKEIEEILSNIGMIKETVIKTRGRIEELQNIIDGVIIPTKDYKLYASEYVQGWITFIGEKIAVSRTEKQTMIDDCIATYNTSLEAVGANSDNQNLVYLSSL from the coding sequence ATGGATACCACCAGTATAAAAAATTTATTTAAACTAAAATCCGTTCCCATAGAACATCAACCGGAACAGCTTCCTAAAAGTGATGTCATTCCGGGTGATGAATCTTTCGAAGAAACCCGAAAAAGGACCTACCACGAATCGGGTTACAGGGACAGCTCGCGAACCAGCGGAAATCACTCGACCCTATCTATATGTTTGGATGCCGTTTATTCAAAATTTCAGAATGAAGAAAAAGAAATGGTTGAAAAACAGAAAAATCTTAAAGAATCCTATGTAAACGAACAGAAAAACCGGGAAACTGAAATCAAAGCTTTATTCGTTTCACAGGAGACCAAAGAAGAACAATTACAAAACAAGAACACTGAAATTGAGAATCATCAGCATACCATTGAAACATTAAAAGCTGAGATCCTTGATCTTCCTAGAAACCCAGAAAAATATAATATAAAAGCGACAAGAGGAGCTTCTGCAAAATTCTGGATCGGACTTTTTCTTTTAATTCCCATCACCTTATATTTAGGAACATTCTATATCTCAACTTCTTATTCGGCATTTTTTAAAAGTTTTGATGCAAAAAGTACAATTATCCAAAGTGTTTTAGATGCGCAGGCCTTCAGCAAAGCATGGAACGAAGGAGTTATTGAAGGAGCATTTGTCACCTTGATTCCCTTTGTATTCCTAGGATTGGGTTACTTGATTCACATGTTCTGGGAGAATAAAACGAGAGCCAACTATATCAAGCTTGGTTTATTATTTATCGTAACATTTATTTTCGACTGCATTTTAGCCTACGAAATTGAGTCAAAATTGTATGAATTAAACAAAACTTTTGAATCTCCACCCTTTGATATTAAAATTGCTTTTACCAAAATTCAGTTTTGGGGAATAATTTTCGCAGGGTTTATTGTCTATATTATTTGGGGATTGGTCTTTGATTTTGTAATGAAAGAACACCGTGAAAAAGATAAGATTAAAAATGAACAGGAAATCAGACTGAAGAGAATTGAATTCTTTCAGGATAAAGTCAATATTCTAAAAAAAGAAATAGAAGAAATCCTTTCCAACATCGGAATGATAAAAGAAACTGTTATCAAAACCCGAGGCAGAATAGAAGAGCTTCAGAATATTATTGACGGCGTAATTATTCCGACCAAAGATTACAAACTTTACGCTTCGGAATATGTTCAGGGCTGGATCACTTTTATCGGTGAAAAAATAGCAGTGTCAAGAACGGAAAAACAAACAATGATTGACGACTGCATTGCCACCTACAATACCAGCTTGGAAGCTGTAGGTGCTAATTCCGACAACCAAAATTTAGTGTATTTATCATCTTTATAA
- a CDS encoding tetratricopeptide repeat-containing sensor histidine kinase: MKNFYFFTFFILSCSQDHHPTHKSITNSFYETAWKNKDQGDTDSALLNFYKARDIFLKKHDTIGAGKSIINIGIILTEKGDYFGAQETSLEATHYFNERKVSNYEFIKSNYNNLGIASYNLKDYDNALKFYDLAIKFSNNPLDTKIYLNNKAKALQEIKKYNDAINIYNQILENTSKNKTEFARTLTNLAKTKWLDNPSYNPIPELKKSLDIRIKENDRWGQNSSYAHIADYYIKENNLDSALFFAKKMYLVSKELKSPDDQIEALQKLILAETPENSKSTFLKYQKLNDSISLARSKAKNQFALIKFDVEKIKTDNAEKEIKILQRNIGIAALSLILILGLFWYKRRKKRLQQEKELEVKNTQLKMSKKVHDVVANGIYQVMTKIENQEDFDRDKALDELEFVYEKSRDISYDKIGEEKEFSKVVSELIASFNNDTIKTFTAGNSPAIWESVSPTVKEEVYQMVRELMVNMKKHSQASHVAVKFEKINNVFEIQYKDNGIGIPGDLVYKNGLRNAASRIEAINGTLTFETKIEKGLKVNLSFPVS; the protein is encoded by the coding sequence TTGAAAAATTTTTATTTTTTTACTTTTTTTATATTGTCTTGTTCCCAAGATCATCATCCAACACACAAATCCATTACCAATTCATTTTATGAAACAGCTTGGAAAAACAAAGATCAAGGCGATACCGATAGTGCATTATTAAATTTTTATAAAGCAAGAGATATTTTTCTTAAAAAACATGATACTATTGGCGCAGGTAAAAGTATTATAAATATAGGAATTATTTTAACAGAAAAAGGAGACTATTTCGGAGCACAGGAAACTTCCTTAGAAGCTACACATTACTTTAATGAAAGAAAAGTATCAAATTACGAATTTATAAAATCCAACTATAATAATCTTGGAATTGCCTCATACAATCTGAAAGACTATGATAATGCCTTAAAATTTTATGATTTAGCCATTAAATTTTCAAATAACCCATTAGATACAAAAATTTATCTAAACAATAAAGCCAAGGCTCTTCAAGAAATTAAAAAGTACAATGATGCTATAAATATTTACAATCAAATTCTAGAAAATACCAGCAAAAATAAAACAGAATTCGCAAGAACCCTTACTAATTTGGCCAAAACAAAATGGTTAGATAATCCATCTTATAATCCTATCCCAGAATTAAAAAAATCACTGGACATAAGGATAAAAGAAAATGACAGATGGGGACAAAACTCAAGCTATGCTCATATTGCAGATTACTACATTAAAGAAAATAACCTAGATTCGGCTCTATTTTTTGCTAAAAAAATGTATTTGGTTTCGAAAGAACTTAAAAGTCCTGATGACCAAATTGAAGCATTACAAAAGCTTATACTTGCAGAAACCCCTGAAAATTCAAAAAGCACTTTTCTTAAATATCAAAAACTAAACGATAGTATTTCTTTAGCCAGAAGTAAAGCAAAAAACCAATTTGCATTAATAAAATTTGATGTTGAAAAAATTAAAACAGATAATGCCGAAAAAGAAATTAAAATTTTACAACGCAATATTGGTATAGCGGCCTTATCATTAATACTAATATTAGGGCTATTTTGGTATAAAAGAAGAAAAAAGAGACTCCAACAGGAAAAAGAACTTGAAGTAAAAAACACGCAGCTCAAAATGTCAAAGAAAGTTCATGATGTGGTTGCCAATGGTATTTATCAGGTAATGACCAAGATCGAAAACCAGGAAGATTTTGACCGGGATAAAGCGCTTGACGAATTGGAATTTGTATATGAAAAATCAAGGGATATTTCCTATGATAAAATTGGAGAAGAAAAAGAGTTCAGCAAAGTCGTCTCAGAGCTTATCGCTTCTTTTAATAATGATACCATAAAAACCTTTACCGCAGGAAACAGTCCTGCAATCTGGGAGTCCGTTTCACCTACAGTAAAAGAGGAAGTTTACCAAATGGTTCGTGAGCTGATGGTCAATATGAAAAAGCACAGCCAGGCCAGTCATGTTGCGGTTAAATTTGAAAAAATAAACAATGTCTTTGAAATTCAGTACAAAGACAATGGAATAGGGATTCCGGGGGATCTTGTTTATAAAAACGGCTTACGCAATGCGGCATCCCGTATTGAAGCAATCAATGGAACCCTTACTTTTGAAACGAAAATTGAAAAAGGGCTGAAGGTAAATCTTTCATTCCCTGTCTCCTAA
- a CDS encoding DUF6804 family protein — protein sequence MKPFLTFCALCCFIGIFRLPIEYYTFLRILVSLGALLVLYNTLSSRQHYFSIIFLVILILFNPVFPIYLYRKSIWIPIDTITGALFLLINFIERKEHTKKKKKLPKKPQSTHLPYTRELSPETELLILKQQNKSNNHYGKQSNNRKPQSSFFKAVSNGNL from the coding sequence ATGAAACCATTTCTCACCTTTTGTGCGTTATGTTGTTTCATCGGCATTTTCAGACTTCCCATAGAATATTATACTTTCCTCAGAATTCTTGTTTCTCTTGGAGCCTTACTGGTTTTATACAATACATTGAGTTCCAGGCAGCACTATTTCAGTATAATTTTTCTGGTTATCCTCATTCTTTTCAATCCCGTTTTCCCTATTTATCTGTATCGGAAAAGCATTTGGATCCCGATAGATACGATAACAGGAGCTTTATTCTTACTCATTAACTTCATAGAAAGAAAAGAGCATACAAAAAAGAAGAAGAAACTGCCGAAGAAACCTCAGAGCACTCACCTCCCATACACCAGAGAACTGTCTCCAGAGACAGAATTATTAATCCTAAAACAACAAAACAAGAGTAACAACCATTATGGAAAACAATCAAATAACAGAAAACCTCAAAGCTCATTTTTTAAGGCTGTATCAAATGGCAATCTGTGA
- a CDS encoding SH3 domain-containing protein produces MKKLISFIILTFSIFILNSCFKANDNVGHGGRCTGSAYCTACSNCSGCGHCSSGGTCGVCRGGSSGKSSSSRIPSKGKSKKHKSPDSYRSSKPHNGKPPKVFIDKVNINLNSNNRYIAGIATTNVYEKPTFKSKVITKAPKDAKLIQLSKEGSWYKVQVKSSGKVGFVFNKDVK; encoded by the coding sequence ATGAAAAAACTAATCTCATTTATCATACTTACCTTCAGCATATTTATTTTAAATTCCTGTTTTAAAGCCAATGACAATGTAGGACATGGCGGAAGATGTACAGGTTCTGCTTATTGTACAGCTTGTTCAAATTGTTCAGGATGCGGACATTGTAGCAGTGGTGGAACTTGTGGTGTCTGCCGTGGTGGATCTTCAGGAAAAAGCTCTTCTTCGAGGATCCCCTCGAAAGGCAAGTCTAAAAAACATAAATCCCCGGACTCCTACAGATCTTCAAAGCCCCATAACGGCAAGCCTCCAAAAGTATTTATTGATAAGGTAAACATCAATCTTAACTCTAACAACAGATATATTGCAGGCATTGCAACAACAAATGTTTATGAGAAGCCCACTTTTAAATCTAAAGTAATAACAAAAGCTCCTAAAGACGCCAAACTAATACAGCTCTCAAAGGAAGGATCATGGTATAAAGTACAGGTGAAATCAAGTGGAAAAGTAGGATTTGTTTTCAATAAAGATGTAAAATAA
- a CDS encoding YegP family protein — translation MGKFVITQRVNKEYQFNLKAGNGEIILTSEGYVQKASCQKGIKSVKVNSQDLSRYDRRLAKNGKDYFVLKARNGEIIGNSQMYSSKSGMENGIASVKSNAPAAEIVDETLKN, via the coding sequence ATGGGAAAATTCGTAATCACACAAAGAGTCAACAAAGAGTATCAGTTTAATCTGAAAGCCGGAAACGGTGAAATTATTTTAACCAGTGAAGGATATGTTCAGAAAGCATCCTGCCAGAAAGGTATCAAATCTGTAAAAGTCAATTCTCAGGATCTTTCAAGATACGACAGAAGACTTGCAAAAAATGGAAAAGACTATTTCGTGTTAAAAGCTAGAAACGGTGAAATTATCGGAAACAGCCAGATGTACAGTTCAAAATCCGGAATGGAAAATGGTATAGCTTCTGTAAAATCAAATGCTCCGGCAGCAGAAATCGTTGATGAAACTTTAAAAAATTAA
- the yihA gene encoding ribosome biogenesis GTP-binding protein YihA/YsxC: MIIKTATFIKSSGKWQECPEPNIPEYAFIGRSNVGKSSLINAMMNHKDLAKTSQTPGKTQLINHFYVNENWYLTDLPGYGYAKVSKVQRKDFEKLITNYILNRRNLVNLFVLVDIRHKPQAIDLDFMQWCGESGVPFSIVFTKADKLKPNAVIKNVEDYKLELHKTWEDLPELYITSAEKKEGGDAILDFIEKTNDFLTQNGVSFDE, encoded by the coding sequence ATGATTATTAAGACAGCAACGTTTATAAAAAGCAGTGGAAAATGGCAGGAATGTCCTGAACCGAATATTCCTGAGTATGCTTTTATCGGAAGATCTAATGTGGGAAAATCGTCATTGATCAATGCAATGATGAATCATAAGGATCTTGCAAAAACGTCTCAAACTCCCGGAAAAACTCAGCTGATCAATCATTTTTATGTGAATGAAAACTGGTATCTTACCGATTTGCCTGGATATGGATATGCAAAGGTTTCAAAAGTTCAAAGAAAGGATTTCGAGAAACTGATTACCAATTATATCCTGAACCGAAGAAACCTTGTGAATCTTTTTGTATTGGTAGATATTAGACATAAGCCTCAGGCCATAGACCTTGATTTTATGCAATGGTGTGGAGAGAGCGGTGTTCCGTTTTCAATTGTGTTTACAAAAGCAGATAAGCTGAAGCCTAATGCTGTCATCAAGAACGTTGAAGATTATAAGCTGGAATTGCATAAAACATGGGAAGATCTTCCTGAATTATATATCACTTCAGCTGAAAAGAAAGAGGGGGGAGATGCTATTTTAGATTTTATTGAAAAAACGAATGATTTTTTAACTCAAAATGGAGTTAGCTTCGATGAGTAA
- a CDS encoding PH domain-containing protein, which produces MNLKKFLNEEQDPQAVEKLLGRINSLLTSQEFVEYIAVQKKPVINLSPDCIALTNRRIIFCRPKTFGLSMDFQDYNWVDIADCHIKEGIVGSTFTMRTTKNYINMMDYLPKNQARKLYQFAQEVEERMRGLRREKNLETLRASAGGVTVNNATPIITHPQQFEQEKKPLLIENEDPFALLQKLKDLKENGIISPEEFEIKKNEILSRV; this is translated from the coding sequence ATGAACTTAAAGAAATTTTTAAATGAAGAACAGGATCCTCAAGCTGTTGAAAAGCTTTTAGGAAGAATCAACAGTTTACTTACCTCACAAGAATTTGTAGAATATATAGCTGTTCAGAAGAAACCTGTGATCAATTTATCTCCTGATTGTATTGCTCTAACCAACAGAAGAATTATTTTCTGCAGGCCGAAAACCTTCGGTTTGTCAATGGATTTTCAGGATTATAATTGGGTGGATATAGCTGATTGTCATATCAAAGAAGGAATTGTTGGCTCAACTTTTACAATGAGAACAACGAAAAACTATATTAATATGATGGATTATCTCCCTAAAAACCAAGCAAGAAAACTGTATCAGTTTGCACAGGAAGTAGAAGAAAGAATGCGGGGGTTAAGAAGAGAAAAAAATCTTGAAACATTAAGAGCTTCCGCAGGGGGCGTTACCGTAAATAATGCCACACCTATTATCACCCACCCTCAACAATTTGAACAGGAGAAAAAACCACTATTGATAGAGAATGAAGATCCTTTTGCCTTATTACAGAAGTTAAAAGACTTGAAAGAGAATGGAATAATTTCTCCTGAAGAATTTGAAATAAAAAAGAACGAAATCTTATCTAGAGTTTAA
- the msrA gene encoding peptide-methionine (S)-S-oxide reductase MsrA: MDNNNLETIVFGGGCFWCVESCFNLLKGVEAAISGYSGGHKQNPTYQEVCTGETGHAEVVQITYNPSIISYEQLMDVFFFLHDPTQLNRQGNDIGTQYRSVIYYKDETEKQKAEQAIKASQESGRWAGAYVTELAPFEKFWPAEQYHQGYYNDNPTQPYCSAVVGPKIQKFKKYFGELGMLNAE; encoded by the coding sequence ATGGATAACAATAATTTAGAAACCATCGTTTTCGGTGGCGGATGCTTCTGGTGTGTAGAAAGCTGCTTCAACTTATTAAAAGGTGTTGAAGCTGCTATATCAGGATATTCTGGTGGTCATAAACAAAATCCAACCTACCAGGAAGTGTGTACCGGAGAAACAGGTCATGCAGAAGTAGTACAAATCACTTATAATCCATCCATAATTTCTTATGAACAACTTATGGATGTTTTCTTCTTCCTACACGATCCTACTCAGCTTAACAGACAGGGAAATGACATTGGAACACAATACCGTTCAGTTATTTATTATAAAGATGAGACTGAAAAACAAAAAGCAGAACAAGCCATCAAAGCTTCTCAGGAATCAGGAAGATGGGCTGGAGCTTACGTCACTGAACTGGCTCCATTTGAAAAATTCTGGCCGGCAGAACAGTATCACCAAGGATACTACAATGATAACCCTACCCAGCCTTATTGCAGCGCAGTGGTAGGCCCTAAAATCCAGAAATTTAAAAAATATTTTGGAGAACTGGGAATGCTGAATGCTGAGTAA
- a CDS encoding GNAT family N-acetyltransferase codes for MSNIVWKVKTFEEFTVSELYAVLKARIDVFVIEQNCPYPDLDNYDQKAVHIWAEENGDVLAYCRIFDKGIKYDETSIGRVLTTEKGRGKSLGKLLIKYAVDIIENRFHTSEIRISAQDYLLRFYGDFGFEDTGKKYLEDDIPHTEMIRK; via the coding sequence ATGAGTAATATTGTTTGGAAAGTAAAAACCTTTGAAGAGTTTACGGTTTCTGAACTGTATGCTGTATTGAAGGCCCGCATTGATGTTTTTGTTATAGAGCAGAACTGTCCTTATCCTGATTTGGATAATTATGATCAGAAAGCAGTTCACATCTGGGCAGAGGAAAACGGAGATGTATTGGCATACTGCCGTATTTTCGATAAAGGGATAAAATATGATGAAACTTCCATTGGAAGAGTTCTTACAACGGAAAAAGGCAGAGGAAAAAGCTTAGGAAAGCTATTGATCAAATATGCTGTCGATATCATAGAAAATCGTTTTCATACTTCTGAGATCAGAATTTCTGCACAGGATTATCTGTTGAGATTTTATGGTGATTTCGGTTTTGAAGATACCGGAAAGAAATATCTGGAGGATGATATTCCGCATACGGAAATGATTAGAAAATAA
- a CDS encoding response regulator: MFKKILIAEDHESINISVQKTLEELNIPTVDYVYYCDDAIGKIQKALREKYPYDLLITDLYYEEDHHDQNLKDGKELIRRAKEIQPDLKVIVFSAEHKTGVIENLFSDYEINGYIRKARNDSKELKKAIASAYIGENYLSFDLKQDMKKFNSYEFSTFDITLVSLLSKGILQKNIPAHLDERNIKPSSLSSVEKRLNSLKEDLEINSNEQLVAFCKDIGII, encoded by the coding sequence ATGTTCAAAAAAATTTTAATTGCCGAAGATCATGAAAGCATCAATATTTCTGTTCAGAAAACCCTTGAGGAACTGAATATTCCCACGGTAGATTATGTATATTATTGTGATGATGCTATAGGAAAAATTCAGAAAGCATTACGGGAAAAATATCCTTATGACCTGTTGATTACAGATCTGTATTATGAAGAAGATCATCATGATCAAAACCTTAAAGACGGAAAAGAACTCATCAGAAGAGCAAAAGAGATACAGCCTGATTTGAAAGTTATTGTATTTTCAGCGGAACATAAAACGGGTGTAATAGAAAATCTCTTTTCAGATTATGAAATCAATGGATATATCCGTAAAGCCAGAAACGATTCAAAAGAACTGAAAAAGGCGATTGCATCCGCATACATTGGCGAAAATTATTTATCTTTTGATCTGAAGCAGGATATGAAAAAGTTCAACAGCTATGAGTTTTCTACATTCGACATTACTCTTGTCTCTCTTCTTTCTAAGGGAATCTTACAGAAAAACATTCCTGCCCACCTCGACGAAAGAAATATTAAACCCTCCAGCCTGAGCAGCGTTGAGAAAAGATTAAACAGTCTGAAGGAAGACCTTGAAATCAACAGCAATGAACAGCTGGTAGCCTTCTGCAAAGACATCGGGATTATATAA
- a CDS encoding DUF5932 domain-containing protein, whose product MFKKVLIVEDQEIMNQGILNTIKELNIPDFDYVTYCDEALSRIRTAFERKNPYDLLIADLSFVQDHIPQKLHSGQELIREAKKVQPGLKVVVFSVEKKAKTIDDLYKIYKIDGFVSKARRDGQGLKSTIRKIFNGETVIPQEILNAMRHISSEFDAYDIKLLGLLAKGYKQNEISTCLKEHGMIPYGIRSIEKRLNELRDSLGAKNNIEMIVICKDIGLI is encoded by the coding sequence ATGTTCAAAAAAGTTTTAATCGTTGAAGATCAGGAAATCATGAACCAGGGAATCCTGAACACGATAAAAGAGTTAAACATCCCTGATTTTGATTATGTAACCTATTGTGATGAAGCATTAAGCAGAATTAGAACAGCTTTTGAAAGAAAAAATCCTTATGATCTGCTTATTGCTGATCTGTCGTTTGTCCAAGACCATATTCCTCAGAAGCTTCATTCCGGACAGGAACTTATTCGTGAGGCCAAAAAAGTTCAGCCGGGTTTAAAAGTAGTGGTGTTTTCTGTTGAAAAGAAAGCAAAAACAATTGACGATCTTTACAAAATCTATAAGATTGACGGATTTGTAAGCAAAGCAAGACGTGACGGACAAGGTCTGAAAAGCACAATACGGAAAATCTTTAACGGAGAGACCGTAATTCCCCAGGAAATTTTGAATGCCATGCGTCATATTTCTTCCGAGTTTGATGCATATGATATCAAATTGCTTGGGCTATTAGCCAAAGGCTACAAGCAGAATGAAATAAGCACCTGCCTGAAAGAGCACGGAATGATCCCCTATGGCATCCGGTCTATTGAAAAGAGACTAAATGAACTTAGGGATAGTCTTGGTGCAAAAAATAATATTGAGATGATCGTCATCTGCAAAGATATTGGCCTCATCTGA